The segment CTCCCTAGCGGCTGTGGAGGCTGGCGTAGAGGGGCTTCACTGCTCAGTCAACGGGCTTGGGGAGGGCCCCGGCCTAGCCTCTATAAGCGAAGTAGCGGTGGCCATAAGGAAGCGGCTCGGGGTAGCTACCTTAGACCTCCCCTCTCTCCGTAAGCTAGCTGAGCTAGTCGAGAAGTTTAGCGGCGTGCTCGCTAAGAGCCAGGGCTCAATGATGGGGGACGGGAGCGTATCGGTAAGGTCGTGGCCTAGGGCCGACCTAGCCCTCGAGGGCCTCCCTTCGCTATGGCCAGTGGGCCTCAGCGAGGTCGGTAGGCGCGTCGAAGTAGAGGCCTCTAAGCACTGCTCGCCGAAGGCCATCGCCCACAGGGCTAGGCAGGCTGGCTACGAGCTGAGCGAGGAAGCGGCCCAGAAGGTCTTAAGGTCCTTGAGGACCGGGCCGGCTAGGAGGGTCGTGGGCGACGCAGACCTAGCCTCCTTCATAGAGGAGGTGGTAGGGGCTAGGCCAGCGCCAGCTCAGCGAAGGGTAGAGGCGGTGGTAATGGTCCAGTGCGTTAGCAACGTCCACACCTCCACGGTGGCCAGGCGGGTGCTTAGCGTCGAGGGGGTCGAGGGGGTCGAGGAGATAAGCGGAGAGTTCGACATAGAGGTTAGGCTCTCCGCCGACAACCTAGTCCAGCTGAACGAGAGGCTGGATAGGATAAGGTCGATTAAGGGAGTAGCTGGGACGAGGACTATCTTCATACTGAAGAAGTACTCCCCTGGGGCTAGGGGTAGCTAGCTTTGCGAGGGCGGGCCTTGAGCAAGTACGGCGACGAGCTCTATAGGCTAGTCAGCGAGTACCTAGGCTTAAAGGGCAGGCTTAAGGCCCTCCTCAATCAGTACGAGTCCTCCTCGATCGAGGAAGTCGAGGCTAAGGTCAGGAGGGGGGAGCTGCCTAGGGATAAGAGCTTCGAGGGGTATAGGAGGGTCTACGAAGACCTGGCCGACGCCGTAGCCATCCAGCGCGAGCTATCCCTCCTCGAGGAGAAGATCGGCGACCTGTTCAAGAGGACGCGCGCCTCGCTGTGTGAAGCAACCCTCCCTAGCGCCTAGGGTCATGCCCGGCGGGCCAGCCATGGGCCGCGCAGCACATCAGCGGAGCGACGTCTCTCCGTAGCAGATCCGGGAGCCCTGAAACGTAGCGGTGGAGGGTCTCGCTGGAAGGCTCAGTCCACTGGAGGGTCAGGCCAACGTGGGGGTCGAGGGCTATTGCACGTGAGCGTTGTCGAGTCGAAGCGTATGAGTCCGCGGTAGTTTGTTCTAAGCATTGCGCGTTTCGCCCCGAGGGGGCTTACGTCGGCTGTGGGGCTGGGGCTTAAGAGGTAGCGTTTAGTTAGAGGGGCCGTAGCCTCCCCATACCCGCCATTAACTAGGGCTCCGCAGCTCTTAATTTCGCTTAGCTTAGCGAGGGAGGCTGCGGCTTGTCCTCGCGGCTCAGTCCTCCACGGCCTCAACGCCCACGCGGGTAGGGTTGATGACGGGGTCCTCTTAAAGGCCTCTTCGCGCCCCACTTAGTAACATTGCGCAAGCTCAGGCGCCCTCCGGCCTCCTACCTATTGACAGCTCTAGACCTCCACTAGTTTGCTTATGAACCTGGTGTACCATTGGAGCTGGGCTGGCTTTGCTACGTGTACTTGTATCGGCGCGTCTACCTCCTTGTACATCCTCGCCTTCATCTCGTAGGCCTCCCCCTCTTCTATACTCGTCACTACCAAGATGTCTATGTCGCTCCCCGCAGTGTACTTCCCCTCTACGACTGAGCCGAAGACGTATACCTTGGCGTCTGGCGCATGCTCTAGGGCTATCTCCTTAACCCTCTTCGCTACTTCAAGGTAGTCCCTCATGGCCCTTAGCGCCCTAAGCCCCTCCTCGATGTATAGGTCAAAGCTCACCTACCACAC is part of the Candidatus Nezhaarchaeota archaeon genome and harbors:
- a CDS encoding Lrp/AsnC ligand binding domain-containing protein, giving the protein MKLRMVDVTLSEGELASGVGFTVDQKVEVAKWLDRAGVGVIEVGRPSVSEEDFEAARAVAEEGLRAEVAAVAWPLSEDLEAAIDSGADRVAVRYPAWRRAAEKLGFDLAKLRGLVEEGVARGLKVTVVAEWATHSSLSEIAELALAAEGAEALCLADTASLLTPSEAFSLVKEAAGLKGGLRLEARFHDALGLAVANSLAAVEAGVEGLHCSVNGLGEGPGLASISEVAVAIRKRLGVATLDLPSLRKLAELVEKFSGVLAKSQGSMMGDGSVSVRSWPRADLALEGLPSLWPVGLSEVGRRVEVEASKHCSPKAIAHRARQAGYELSEEAAQKVLRSLRTGPARRVVGDADLASFIEEVVGARPAPAQRRVEAVVMVQCVSNVHTSTVARRVLSVEGVEGVEEISGEFDIEVRLSADNLVQLNERLDRIRSIKGVAGTRTIFILKKYSPGARGS
- a CDS encoding nucleotidyltransferase domain-containing protein; translation: MSFDLYIEEGLRALRAMRDYLEVAKRVKEIALEHAPDAKVYVFGSVVEGKYTAGSDIDILVVTSIEEGEAYEMKARMYKEVDAPIQVHVAKPAQLQWYTRFISKLVEV